TGCTAGCAAACTTTGCAGCAGGCGCATTTTTAATTGTTTTTCGACCCTTCAAAGTTGGTGATTTCATTACAGCTGGAGGTGTCACAGGCACAGTTACAGAACTTGGGCTGTTCACAACTAGTATTAATACACCTGATAACGTATTGACAATTGTTGCCAATAATAAAATCTTTTCTGACAATATCCAGAATTATTCCGCCAATCCTTACCGTCGGGTTGATCTAGTAGCTCAAATCCATCATGATGTGAAACATAACGAAGCGATCGCACTTTTGAAAGCGAAAATTAGCCAAATTCCTAATGTCCTTCAAAATCCAGCACCGGATGTAGAAATTCAGGATTTCAACTTTGCAGGGCCTGTATTAGCAGTACGTCCTTATTGCAATAACGATCATTACTGGCAGGTTTATTTCGACACTAATAAGGCTATTCGTGAA
The Nostoc punctiforme PCC 73102 genome window above contains:
- a CDS encoding mechanosensitive ion channel family protein, coding for MNFNQIGQVALQLLTLFGLKVLGAILIWLIAQRLIDFALKLVRRAFRSQQIDPTLINYLLNIIGVTLKIVLIVAILGFFGVETTSFAALLAAAGIAIGAAWGGLLANFAAGAFLIVFRPFKVGDFITAGGVTGTVTELGLFTTSINTPDNVLTIVANNKIFSDNIQNYSANPYRRVDLVAQIHHDVKHNEAIALLKAKISQIPNVLQNPAPDVEIQDFNFAGPVLAVRPYCNNDHYWQVYFDTNKAIRETFNEAGYPVPEYRYTVNGSSAHAINNVIPPLSEIT